The following is a genomic window from Vitis vinifera cultivar Pinot Noir 40024 chromosome 6, ASM3070453v1.
ACTTTgaagtttgttttattttcactaTACTGTTCAGAAAGCATATAACCTCTATGGATGATATTACAGGGTGCTTCCGGATGACAACTTGTGATAAAAATTCAGCAAATCAAAATATCACTGCATATGGAGTCTTGCTTTTTGTGAGTAATCTGTTTATTTTCAAAGGACAAGTATGATGATAGGTTTAAACCTTCATCACAATCTGTATCTATGGGATTATGTATTTTGGCCAATTTTGGATGATAGTGTCACGTTGTGTCTTTTGATTATTTCTTCGATGCACTgatcaaaatccaatttttgtaAGTTATCACGAGTTTACTTTGTGAAGGAACAGAGCCAGGGTGTAATAGCAGTATCCATAAGTGAAGTTAAACATGTTTCACCATTTTATTAACCTTTTGGCTTCAGGGTGTTGCCCCAGCCATATCATGTTCAAGGTAGAATGCGTTTTTGTGGTCCTTGACTCCCCACACTGATCACTGGGGGGGTGGGTGGGGATTGTGGGGGTGTTGGGCGGGGATTGTGGTTGTGGCAGTTGATTTGAAGATATCCTTTatgacttctttttttcttgtttggttaaGACACAACAGCTATGCTTGCCCATTTTCATATGCAAATTCTTGTTTATCTTCTAAAAAGTTCTATAAATTTATTGTAACACTTTTCATATGGCCACAGCTCATAGACTATATTTTTGCTAGGAACATCAAATATATTTCATGATTTCATTGTGCAATTATGATTTCTCTTATAGACACCACAATTGGAACTGACCCTTCACTTGTCAATGTAGGTCGGATTATGTATTATACTTATCTGTGTGTATAACTGTTCTGACCAAGTTCTCACCACTAGAGAAAGAAAACAAGCACAATCCAGGGAAGCTGCAGCAAGAAGTGCAAGAGAAACTGCACAAGCACGGGAAAAATGGAAATCTGCAAAGGATGTGGCTAAGAAGCATGCCATTGGATTGCAAGCACAGTTATCACGTACATTTTCTCGTGTAAAATCTTCCAGGCAACCAGATAAGATGAAAATTTCAGGGCCACTACCTGGAACTGATGCTGCCTTACCACCTATGCCACTAGATACTTCAAGTGCATCTGCAGCATCAGAAGgcaagaaaaaggggaaaagcaatCTAGCAAAGATGGTGCATGCACTTGAGGAGGACCCTGAGAGTCATGAAGGCTTCAATCTGGAGATTGgggataaaaatttaaaaaagaatatgcCAAAGGCTAAGCAATTGCATACACACAGCCAAATTTTCAAGTATGCGTATGGccaaattgagaaagaaaaagcCCTGCAGGAGCAGCAGATGAACTTGACCTTCTCAGGAGTAGTTTCAATGGCTAATGATATTGAAGTCAGACCCAGGCCTATGATTGAGGTCGCTTTCAAAGATTTAACCCTTACTTTGAAGGGGAAACACAAACATCTGATGAGGTGTGTGACTGGGAAAATTATGCCTGGCCGTGTTTCTGCTGTCATGGGCCCATCTGGAGCTGGAAAAACAACGTTTCTTTCTGCTCTGGCTGGAAAACCAACCGGATGCACCATGACtggttcaattttaataaatggcAAGGTTGAATCAATGCACTCGTACAAGAAAATTATTGGTTTTGTGCCACAAGATGATATTGTGCATGGAAACTTGACAGTTCAGGAGAATCTATGGTTCAGTGCAAGGTGCAGGTATGTCACATTTAATTCCATTGGGTAGACCAACTTTAGACTGATTATCTTACTTCAAATTACAtcattcccaaaaaataatgaCCTAAGAATTTATTAATATGCATTATATAATCATTATATGTTGGTGGCTATTGGTTGCATATTTCACCTTATGTTGCTTCTAGAATTACAGCCCCAATTTCATCGACCATCTACCTTATTGTCTTCATTCAGATGCCATGAAAAAAATACTCTTGGCAATTAATGGATgtatctttttatatttcaatgtTATTCAACTGTAGAATCTACCTTTTCTATTCTGAATGTCAGTTATTTTAACCAGCCTTATaactaacaaattttttaagcTCAGGTTTTCAAAATCTGGCACAATGACTTGAACTAGAgtatgaattttgaattaatcCATGAATGTATTGTTgctgtgattttattttttatttatttttattttttagttcaGCTTTTCACCAAATATATCACATCTTTTCTTCTGCTACTAATGATAATTGACTGCCTAAATCTTGTTATGAATCAATTTGCAAAACTTAAAGCGGTATCTTTCTTTTGGTCTGCAAATTTTTTAGGCCCCTACCTTCATGCAATTTCAAATTCTGAAGGATGCCACCAAAGATTCATTtagataaaaagaaatttgataTTACAGAAATCAATAACATTGTAATTAATTGTTCAAGTGCTACACTGTGTTCTTATGTATGGGCAATTTCTTTAAAGAAATACTCAAGAGATACTTCTCTTTCTGCTTTCTCCTTGTTTTTGGTCCTAGTTCTACCTTCTGTTGTCACATAATCTTTCTTCTGTGTTGACCTGTgctatatttatcattttccatgtatttttattattgtagaTTATCTGCTGGGCTGCCAAAACAAGAGAAGGTTCTGGTTGTCGAAAGAGTCATAGAATCCTTGGGGCTACAGCCAGTGCGGGATTCCCTGGTTGGCACAGTAGAGAAGCGAGGGATCTCTGGAGGCCAAAGGAAGCGAGTAAATGTTGGGTTAGAAATGGTGATGGAACCTTCACTATTGATCTTAGATGAACCCACTTCTGGTTTGGACAGTTCATCTTCTCAGTTACTACTTAGAGCACTTCGTCGGGAAGCTCTTGAAGGAGTAAATGTTTGCATGGTGGTTCACCAACCAAGGTTAGTTAAAGGTTTGAAAATTACAAAAGTACACATTTTTAAGAAGTGTAGTTTCTTTCATCCTCCTTCGTTTATTTTTCTAGGTATAGCTTTTTCGTCcctcttttatttcttttgtatcccATCTTCAATTGCTGGCATAAGGTTCTTTTGGAGTTTAGCAGAATCCTGGCTATCAAGCCTTCCTTTAGTTCATTGTTATCTCATTACCAgtcttttttatttgaagaaattAGGAGCTGTTATTCTTTTCAGCTTTTTTGCTCAAAAGCATTTCGATAAAAAGTGGCTGAAAATAAAGGAATAGTTAGAGGGCACAAGGGGACACTTTTTCCATCATAGTTGTTAGCGTCCAGGGGAGTACTCCTTTGACTTCTCTTTcctcttttcttccttttttgtgCCATTCTAGTATTCTActactttttctttataaattccATTTCCTTCAAAAATAAGTACACTATTTATTTGGTGTGTTAACTTGCTAAAGTAAAAAAGAACATCGTTGAAGTGGTAATAAAAGAACTTATGGATCAGATTAGCAGAAGACAGGGATCTACATAAAGTAGAATGGATCAACTAGTTTGTGTAGCTGGCCCTAGTTGCTTGGATGACAATATCTTGTGTTGAAAGAGTCGGGATTCTGCAACTCCTGAACTGTTGACAAAgcaattttagttttatttattttgggtgCAAAATTGAAGTgtaatatataaaagtaaataaactagagatctttttttttttttttgaataactAGAGATCTTCTAGTTTCTATATATGTAACTGAACTTCCTTTATGAGCAAAGGGTGATGAGTAATTTTTCTGCTTCAGCTACACCTTGTTCAGGATGTTTGATGATCTGATACTTCTAGCTAAAGGTGGTCTTACAGTGTATCATGGATCAGTGAAAAAAGTAGAAGAGTATTTTGCAGAACTTGGGATCAAGGTTCCTGACCGTGTTAATCCTCCTGACCATTTTATTGATATTCTAGAGGGCATAGTAAAACCAAGCTCAAGCACAGCAGTGGATCAAAAACAACTTCCTGTTAGATGGATGCTCCATAACGGGTACCCAGTACCCCTGGATATGCAACAGGCAGCTGGATTGACAGCATTCACAAATGCTGGAAGCTCAGATGTTGCTCATTCTGAGAAGCAATCTTTTGTTGGAGAAATTTGGCAGGATGTGGTGTCTGATGTCGCCTTGAAGAAGGATTATatacaaaataactttttcaAGTCAAAGGACTTATCAAACCGAGTAACTGCTGGTGTACTCCAGCAATACAAATACTTCCTTGGAAGGTGAATTAATggttctccttttcttttctttttttcatatttttagctGCATGAAACATTCTAGTTTTGTTGAGTATCAATTTGTTCAATTGctttttatatgatattatcTTTCAAACACATCATTTGATACACAAGTCCAAAGTTCATTCTTAGACAAATAAGTATTTAAAGTTGAACTCAGTAAGAAATATGGGGTGTCATAATTTTAGAATGCACAGTTCTGTCTGCATAATTCTtgtatgatctcattatttctTTCTGTAATTTCCCCCCTGTTGAAGGGTTATCTCTGTTACATGTATGAATATTATGAggaaaaaattccaaattctgaagaaaatattagaatgtTGAGaagataattttataaaagCTTAAGCTATTAGGATTTATGTATATCACATTCTATAGCCCTCTCTCATATGAAGTGACAGAAGTCAAATATTTGTGAGCAGTGATGATGGTTGAGAGCACTTGAACTTGAGAACcagagctctgataccatattgaGTTATCAATTTTCCCAAAACTTATTAGAATTTATACACACAATGTATATGATGCTCACATGGATATATTTATCAGCCATATCATAAACCATTGACATGAGTTTGTCTCAACAAGCATAGTGTGTTCATGTAAAAGTGTTAGTGAAGAAAAAATGGCAATGAAGGAATGACTAATTTCTCACTTTTGATTCTCAAAAAGGATGAGTACAACTTGTAATACAAGGTTGACTAAGCTGTATCTAATTTAAGACTAAATAAAGGAACCTAATTACAAGCAGATTTCTAgcgaagaaataaaatatataaccatacaaatcaattaaaatatttataaacaaattatagtCATTCAAATCTACATAATTTGTCAAATCTTCCAACAGTtaggaggaagaaagaaaaaatagtaagTTAATTTAGGAGATTCTAATGTAACATTCTCCAGAAGAAACAAGATGGTTTTATCCATTTGGCTACTCGGTTTAATCAAGTTTGTTGTCTTTTTAATGATTGATACTCGGTTTTTATGTTCCTATGGCTTCTTTAGGGTTGGTAAGCAACGGCTACGGGAAGCCAGGATACTAGCTGttgattatttgattttattgctAGCTGGAATCTGCTTAGGAACACTTGCGAAAGTGAGCGATGCAACTTTTGGGGCACTTGGTTATAATTACACCGTCATAGCAGTTTGTAAGTAAAATGACTTATTGTGTTCTTACTGATGTATGGCTCCCTTAAATTTAACTTGCTTGCTTGACCATGGACTTATCATATTCCAAATTGGGTTGTCATGACATAGTTTGGCCTGCTTGAGGCATTACATAGCTTTGAGTGCCACTTGGTCACCTCCCATGTACAGCATGACATGCCCTTGGGAGAAAAAATTATCTGCAATATCATTTTACAATTAGCTATTCATTTGGAACCTGTTTTAGGATTGATTTTACAGATTTCTTATGGAGTCTTCTTCCACACCATGAGTTATTTCTCATCCATCCAAATTTTGGCTGCTAACTTTCAGCTCTCCTCTGCAAGATTGGGGCATTGAGATCATTTTCTCTGGATAAATTACACTACTGGAGAGAGAGGGCTTCGGGAATGAGCAGCTTGGCATACTTTCTCTCGAAGGATACAGTTGACCATTTAAATACAATCATCAAGCCTTTGGTTTATCTCTCCATGTTCTATTTCTTCAACAACCCCAGATCTTCCTTCCCTGATAATTACTTTATTTTGCTCTGCCTGGTGTACTGCGTGACTGGTATAGCTTATTTATTTGCCATCGTTTTTGAACCCGGTCCTGCCCAACTGGTGCGCAACTTGAACTTCAAGAGTCCACCTTGCTAAATTCCTTTGTTTATCAACAATAATATGCATTCCCTCCCAGTTTAATGCTACTTCTGTTCCGTGCAGTGGTCAGTTCTTCTTCCAGTTGTTTTGACTCTCATTGCAACCCAACAAAACCAAAGTggatttatcaaaaaattatctgACCTGTGCTACACCAAGTGGGCTTTGGAGGCATTTGTCATAGCAAATACTAAAAGGTTGGACATTAGCTCTCTCCATCAATAGCATTCTTTTCTGTCTGTATATTTTGGTTATGCTCTGCATTCCTTTCCTTTCTTGAATTTGTTTCAGGTATTCTGGTGTATGGCTGATTACACGGTGCGGATCACTTATGAAGAGTGGCTACGATCTGAACAACTGGGCTCTTTGTTTATCAAATCTCATCATTGCTGGTATAATCAGTCGTGTCTTAGCCTTCTTTCTTATGGTCTTGTTCCATAAAAAGTGAATTCATTCCACCAATTTTTCTTCAGTCCATTCTGTTCCCCACAATTTGTACAAATGCAAAGTTTCAATGCTAAGACACTTCCATTATAGTAACTCACATAGCCCCTAGAAGGAGTTAGGTTCTCTTGAAAACTATCATATGCTGAACTTTCAATGACAGCCTGTGATCTATGCCACATGTTTGTAAATGATAGAGAAAGCCTTTCCTACGAGAGTTTTGTTCTTCTTATATATACTTGTGGTTGagaaaatttacaaataaataaataaaagaaaaaagggtcTATTAAGGTTTAAGGATTAGTACTGCTGTAATCAGCATGAAGAAAAATGGATTTGGATATTGGGAAGAAAGTCCAGAAGAAATAGAGGAAACATGAATGTTAGGGTTCAAACATTGTGCCTATTATGCATTTAATCCATTTTGGATTGTCATGTTCACCTAAAACAGATGGCCAACATCTTCCAATTTCAGTTATCAAATTTGTGGTATTGTGTTTGATTTCTGcttttttcctttcccctttCATTTATCTTATCTGGCATACAAAATTTCAGCTGCACAGTTTAGATTTTTCTGGATCCTTCTTGGGGTACTGAGGTATGAAAATTTTAACAGAAGCTTAATTATTTTTGTGCTTTGTAGGATATATTTGTCCTCGCTCAAACATCATATATGTTTGCTAGTTCCACAACTTTCATAGTTGCTACTAGTAGTTTGGCGTTAGGGAGCAAAACATAAGGATCAGTAACTTACAAGATAAATCCAGTAATCCTCACTAATGAAGCGAAGCCACTATACTGAATTTTTGCATCCTCCACACCCAATCATGTTTGTCCCACAGTATTTAATCActtgaatgaaattaaataaaccGACATCATTATCACAGTAGTAATGTCTCATGACGCTATTGCCATGGGATCTAATTTCCATTTAAAGCACACTCCATTTAATTGTTggagaaaaatgaagaacaggaaagaaaaattccaaaaaggGATTCAGAAATGAAGCCAAGTCTAAGCTAGTTCAAATAATTCGTACATGTGTAACAGCAACTTCATTCATATGCCCTACCTTAAGTTCTTCAGGTTTTCTCATATTCTGCAACCCACATAATTCATTCCTCAGTTTCACCAGCTTGAACGACTCATTTTAATGTTACAATTCCAAACTCAACAAAAAGCTCCACTGCACCAGGGCATGGGAGCAAATCATACAAAACTGGCAACTACACTCCTGGAATTCACACAGTGAAAAGCAAAAAGGTGAGTTCCATTCTCATGGATTTGTGGTCGTCAAGCAAACTATTGCATTCTGCAAACAGTACCCAAGGGGGGGACCCGTAAATCccttttttcataattttaaaatgtgtattcATTTCCTCTTCTTACTAGGCCCTCCATTTGTAAATAGTTAAGCGGAAATTTCATTAGCAAAACATGACTTGAGGAGTTCACAGAGAGAATCATGGTTTTGTCAGAGAAGATTGGTTACCTAATTATGCTGTCTCCAGAAATTGAAGCTTCATCTCCAAACCATATCCCCCATGAATTTAAGAGCTGGGACACCCCTGATCTCTACATCAACTAGGGGTGCCTGGATTAATCTCAAACGGGAAAGTTCTGGATCGTTCTGGATCATATTTAGACCCCGCATCTGATCCTGTGATATTCAGACATACCATTAAATCTGTTAAACATtttgagtttgaagaaaaatggcAAGTTTCTTCTTCCTAGCATGTTTTGTTTTAACAAGATTTGAGAAGTGAGAAGTATCTCATAGCATGGTTGAGCAACTTCTATGTCACAATATTACTACCTTTCCAATCAAAGTAGTAAATGCAgtttcttattattataattattagtttttgaGAGAGTGCCCTTTTCCCCTAAGCAAAATTCACAACACAACTTCCATCCAATATATTAAAAGACTAAAGGTAGTCTTGAGGCATTTTAGCCAAATGAGGCAAAACAAGGAATAAGCCTCGAGACAGAACAAGGCGTAAGCCTCAAGGCAAAATGAGATGTAAGCTTTAACttaaacaaatgaataataaaaaaataaaaaatacatatcaaaaattaaaaaaaaaaaacaaaaaccataaagtcacaagaaaattgaataataaaaaaaaacataaatttcataatgataaaattaattatttgtcaTTGTTAATAGCTTCTAATTTagttcctttttctctcttctaacAATTAACCCTCTCATAGtttcatcaaataattttcaacattaCTATCACTATCACTAGTTGGATCCTCCAAAGGATACAATCATATCTAATTGTTATATTATCCTCCCTATAAGTGTTAATTTCCACCCAGTTTTCTTCTTCGttattttttcttatctatCGATAATAAACTAATAAATCTACACATATATAAGATCAGCCACTAGGACAGTTAATAATTCTGCCATTCTGTTTATCTACTCTTTCTTCTCAAACTCTCTCTCCCTTCCATTTAAAAGGTTAATTGGAAGTCAACTAAGTCCTTATTTTGTAAAAGGTTTAACCAAATTGAAAACCAATACAAAACTCATGAAATCTATATATCACAAGCCCACAAAATCATAGATGATAATAAAACCTATTAAAACTCATTGAATATTGAGGCATAAGCCTCTTATAAATATAATCAAAAGCCCACAAAGACCAAAAACCCTTTGGATATTTGAGGCTTAGGTCTTAATAGCCTTGAGGCTTAGGCCTCAATAGTCTCAAGGCTGTAAGCCTCGACAGGGTGAGGCTTAAAACTCAATTACCTTAACTGAGGCTATAGCCTTAAGGCTAATTCACAAAGCCTCACCTTGAGGCAAACCTCAAAGCATAAGCCTAAATAGCCTTTAAAAACACTACTTCCATTCATCGACACAATATCATCTATAATTGTTTGAACAGTCATTGTGAatcttatttttccttaataaagaATTAGTATGATCTATAAGAGGATTAGGCTGAATTCCAACAGAGGTCCCTCCAACGACAAAATTTAAGCCCCACGCCCATCACATGGAAGAAGAAATGATATCTCATCTCTCCATGCTACATGGACCAATATCTAAGCACCACATACACCAGCATGACAGTCAGGTCTAAAACACCAAAAAACCATTGTACCACAGATTATTTAGCTCTATGGCCTTGAGGACACCAAAATGATAATACATCTCTCTAGCTTCATTGGTAGAGGGTGGTACCATATAGCCTAAATGCCCACCCATTGGATGGAAGCTTGAGATGTTTACTTTCTGGATGGAAGCTTGAGATCTTCTCACCTGCCAAAAAATGTGGATGCCAGACCTGGATGGGCTCCAAGGAAAAGATCTGTCTACTTTCTGGATGGAATAGACTGATTATGTGACACACTCCTACGGCGTCAAAGTAGAAGGAGATCCTCCCCTTAGATACCCTCTATTGGTGAGACAATAAAGTAAAGTGAGGCTTATTTCTCATCTACCAATGCCCCAAATTAGAAGAGTTGGTTTTATCTCCATGGATTATCTTTGAATGTGATCAATATCCAACTGGCTGTATCTCCATGCATCATCCTCAAAAATTATCTCAGCACAGCACCTTGATATTGACATGCCTACATGAACCAGAAGCACAGCTTGGGCATGTTATACGAACTTGTTATACCTCTTTGGTGACCAAGCTTTCAACTCAAGTAGATGGAAACTGAGTACTTGGAATTGGTTGGAGGATCTTGTTTTGGGGGCTTGAAACTGAGGTCTGTCAAAGCAGGAATAAATTATGCATAAGTTAAAATTATCCTGGCTTATTGAGCGGAAAGGCGGACCCAACAGTGTCAAAGGGACACATGTTAACACCAGCAGATTTATTCCCCAGGAAGGGATTCTGTTCATTATTCTATTTACTACTGTCATTTAAAGAAATCATTAGAGAGAATTTCAAACTCCTAGCAAAATTCTGTTTAGCATcacctataaaaaatatataaaaaaataaaaaatacgaTTCCCCTTAGGATTGTTAAGATACCAATTAACCTAAAAACTTAAGTTCTAAGGCAATTGGCGAACTATGCTTATCATGACAGCTTACACTGGAGCTAATACTTCACCTCACAGGCAGTCTTTTGTAAAATTTGCTGATAAACTCAATAAAGAGGGGGAAATAAATATTGGTGATGTTTGATTACATGACCTCCCATAAACCAAGGTTTTGATATCATATTAAGTTACCAATTAGCCAAAAGCTTAGGTTGGTTAGCTAATATGCCAATTACATATATCATGCCAACTTACCCTTGGGTAAAGTCCTAAAAAGGATCATCACTATATTCTCCAACCCCATCTCTCCTTTCAAGTTGCCCCACTCTCCCTAGGAGTCAAATGTATCCTCATGATTCACATAATTGATCTCTCCTACTTAAAACCGTACCATCAACAAAGAAGAAAACCCGTGTGCCATGCATCATGAAAACCATTGATCCCAAGAGCTTTTCCATCTAATGCAATGCAGCACTACCTTCCAAAGGCCAGCAACCCACAGAGTGTCATAAAGCATGTCAGTGCACACGATAAAAGCCTACCCAGGTTTGGAATGAAGTTGACGGAACTTTGGATGATTTCAGGTGTTGATACAATTTCCTAACCCCATTGTCTAATCTGAATCCGGAGATGCCAACAGTAACATGAGTCAAAATCTTGTTATGCATGATGAAAGTCATAGGATTCAGGCAATCCAAATTCTAGTAACCGTgtataaaaaagaaagatatgtTCTAACTCATGCTCTCAAGAGCTTTTGTTCTCATTACAGTTAAAGAAAAGAGAAGTTTGCGACGGTACCTTCCTTTTCATTTCACAAAACTTGCACTCTGATGCAGATGGAGGTAGAACCTGATTAACAACAAGTCTCTGAACTGGAACATGTTCCTTCTTCAAGGATGCAAGCAACCTCGTTGACTCACTAACCGCCATgaccttaaaataaaatcaaatagccAAAAAGTGATACTTGAAGCAATTATGCAGACACCCAATTGAAGCCCAAGAACTTAAAAAACCATATTTGCAGAATAAAGTTGCTCAATAACACGCACTGGTGATTATAAAGTTACTTCCAGTTAATAAGACTGTATGTGGGAATTCTTTTTCAAATAGCTTTAGCTGAAATAAAGGAAAACCAAGTACTTTGGAGAATCTTGCAAATAATAACatgaaaaatgtgaaagaagCTTCCCCTTTGAGAAACCCATCTAAAATTACAAATCCCAAGTCAATAAATGACTGCCAACATAATGTCTTGCTATAATTATTGCAGCTCCAGTTAttctaagaaaatattttcgTTCCAAGATGAGGGAAATAGTCAGCAAATGAAGAAATTCTGAATGTTTATTGACTGGAAGCAGTGGTTGTATCTCAACTAATCACTTCCTAAATCCACACAAGCCTGCAGACAGTGGCTCTGACATGGAGACTGATGACACACAGAAAACTGCCAACCTCCAAACAAAATGAATTGTATCATTGTCTCAATGACATAAATAGTGCTCCTATGCATGTGTGTGTTTGACATAGTAAAGAATGCTAAATAGGAGCTCCAAGTGCCCTTGTTACACAAGAATAGGGTTTCAATCATTCACAAGAGATTCTaaaaagtttcaataattcattcaTAATTTGTCATCTGAAAGGTTAATCATTTTGACCTTTTTCCATACTAAGTATCTAGTAATAAAGCTGAAACTTCAAAATAAATTCGGAGTTTTAGAAATCAAATTCCAGTTCCAAATGGAAATGGCGTTGAAAACCAGCTGATAACTTATGCGGAAGGAACTTGAGCTAAAGAAGTTCATTAGACCAAAACAATTGGGATCACTTTAAAAGAACACAATACAACAAAATGCACATAAACTTTCAATACTGACACTTGCTTATAATTGATGGCTTGACTTATAGCAGTGAATACTTACATTTCATTTATTACTTCCACTTATATAGTCAATAATAAGAGTAGGGTCATTACCGTTGGAATTGTTACTATAACAAACTCTGTCGTGTTTGAGTTATGGAAAAGATCTCGCACTTTTGCCATCCTCTCCCTTAGTTGCTCCAGTTTGTCAGactaagaaaacaaacacaaaatgcTTAGTATTCAAATGATGCAGGAATCCCATTACAAAAAGGTTCCATGCTTACAGCATCTTGCCGTGTCTCTTCCTTTCC
Proteins encoded in this region:
- the LOC100853718 gene encoding ABC transporter G family member 28; this translates as MSNANPALCVFMIIAVAWSIPKSVICQDESELSNTPAGVNLFTSTIFNRFSNFTTVFRDEIKKHLKFCIKNVDADWDSAFNFTSDTTFLSNCIRKTKGDIMQRLCTAAEIKLYFNSFYSGESRSTNYLKLNKNCNLTSWVSGCEPGWACSVGPNKKVDLKNVQDLPDRTTDCTTCCEGFFCPHGLTCMIPCPLGSYCPLAKLNKATGICEPYNYQLPPGQQNRSCGGADIWADIGSSSEIFCSAGSYCPSTIKKIPCSSGYYCRIGSTSQKRCFRMTTCDKNSANQNITAYGVLLFVGLCIILICVYNCSDQVLTTRERKQAQSREAAARSARETAQAREKWKSAKDVAKKHAIGLQAQLSRTFSRVKSSRQPDKMKISGPLPGTDAALPPMPLDTSSASAASEGKKKGKSNLAKMVHALEEDPESHEGFNLEIGDKNLKKNMPKAKQLHTHSQIFKYAYGQIEKEKALQEQQMNLTFSGVVSMANDIEVRPRPMIEVAFKDLTLTLKGKHKHLMRCVTGKIMPGRVSAVMGPSGAGKTTFLSALAGKPTGCTMTGSILINGKVESMHSYKKIIGFVPQDDIVHGNLTVQENLWFSARCRLSAGLPKQEKVLVVERVIESLGLQPVRDSLVGTVEKRGISGGQRKRVNVGLEMVMEPSLLILDEPTSGLDSSSSQLLLRALRREALEGVNVCMVVHQPSYTLFRMFDDLILLAKGGLTVYHGSVKKVEEYFAELGIKVPDRVNPPDHFIDILEGIVKPSSSTAVDQKQLPVRWMLHNGYPVPLDMQQAAGLTAFTNAGSSDVAHSEKQSFVGEIWQDVVSDVALKKDYIQNNFFKSKDLSNRVTAGVLQQYKYFLGRVGKQRLREARILAVDYLILLLAGICLGTLAKVSDATFGALGYNYTVIAVSLLCKIGALRSFSLDKLHYWRERASGMSSLAYFLSKDTVDHLNTIIKPLVYLSMFYFFNNPRSSFPDNYFILLCLVYCVTGIAYLFAIVFEPGPAQLWSVLLPVVLTLIATQQNQSGFIKKLSDLCYTKWALEAFVIANTKRYSGVWLITRCGSLMKSGYDLNNWALCLSNLIIAGIISRVLAFFLMVLFHKK